GGATTCGGAAGCGAGCCGGGCGTCGTCGAGGCAGCCTGCATTGTTCGGATGACTGAATCGCTGACTCCCTCGTTTTTCAATCCGATTAAGTCGGCGGTGGATAAGCCTCCAACAATGCCTTGGGAATTGATCTGTTGAATGATGACTTGGTCGCTGAGTCCAGCGCGGGTCATCGTGATCGCATCGTTCATGGCCGTGTGGCTTGTTTGCCGTGCTGACAAGTTCCGCTCAATCAAGGCTTGGTTGTTGGCTTCGACCGTGTCCAGACCGTTACCGATGGTGGCACCAGTGAGAGCTCCAAAGGCGGTGCCGACGGCCGCGCCGGCCGCCGTATTACCTTGGGAGTCGCCAATCGCAGCTCCCACTCCGGCACCGGTTAGTCCGCCCAGCAACGCGCCTTGCTCCGTAAAGTTCGTCGATTGGCAGGCCACCAGAGGCAGGAACGCTGCTGTTGTGACGAAGAATTGCCAGACTGAGCGAAGGGATATCGATTGATGAGTTGGCATCTGCTCACTCCGACCGTTTGAGAAAAGCTGCAAAACGTGTCGGAGAGCATCTCCGCCCAGCGTTTCTCCGTCAAGTTAGGCTGGGTGGTTTGCTGTAAATGGGTCGCCGCTGGCTAGGTTCCGAATTCATCCTCGTAGTCCTCCATCGATGCCGTAATCACTTTGTAGGCGTGCTCGGCTCCGTAGACACTGTCGATCGAAGTCTGGGAGGCCTCATCGGGTACCATTTTGTAGGTGGAGAAATAGTGGATCAGTCGTTCGACTAAAGCTTCGGGTAGATCCTTGACGTCCTGAGCCTTCGACCAGAAATTGTCGTTGGCGAGTACGGCAAGGATTTTGTCATCCGCTTCCTGGTTGTCGATGAGTTGCAATCCTCCGACAACCCGTGCGTTCACGATGACTTCCGAGCGAGCGATTGGACGTTCGCTCAAAACGCAAATGTCGATTGGATCCATGTCGCCGCGAATGGCGTTCGGTGAAAGTGCACTGACACGATTTGCACAGCAGGTGCGGGGCACGAATCCATACAACGTGGGGGGTTGTGACGATCCGCGTTGAGGGCGATCCACTCGGAGATAACCCGTGGTCTTATCGATTTCGTATTTGACGAGGTCGAAAGGC
The DNA window shown above is from Pirellulaceae bacterium and carries:
- a CDS encoding glycine zipper domain-containing protein gives rise to the protein MPTHQSISLRSVWQFFVTTAAFLPLVACQSTNFTEQGALLGGLTGAGVGAAIGDSQGNTAAGAAVGTAFGALTGATIGNGLDTVEANNQALIERNLSARQTSHTAMNDAITMTRAGLSDQVIIQQINSQGIVGGLSTADLIGLKNEGVSDSVIRTMQAASTTPGSLPNPSPRRVYLEEYYAYPCLPPYRPRWHHWHAPHRRPRVSWGVSLGH
- a CDS encoding inorganic pyrophosphatase, coding for MAFTQPFYRWRPHPWHGLEPGSAAPSVVRAYIEITPFDLVKYEIDKTTGYLRVDRPQRGSSQPPTLYGFVPRTCCANRVSALSPNAIRGDMDPIDICVLSERPIARSEVIVNARVVGGLQLIDNQEADDKILAVLANDNFWSKAQDVKDLPEALVERLIHYFSTYKMVPDEASQTSIDSVYGAEHAYKVITASMEDYEDEFGT